A region from the Desulfitobacterium dehalogenans ATCC 51507 genome encodes:
- a CDS encoding sulfurtransferase TusA family protein → MCPIPIIKTQRKLKEMACGDRLVLETDHSCTSRAIVLWAREHGHEIEESEVSNGIWRLEITKGHN, encoded by the coding sequence ATGTGCCCTATACCTATAATCAAAACACAGCGTAAATTAAAAGAAATGGCATGTGGGGATCGGTTGGTATTAGAAACGGATCATAGTTGTACGAGCAGGGCTATAGTTCTCTGGGCACGGGAACATGGGCATGAAATCGAGGAAAGTGAAGTTTCCAATGGGATATGGAGGCTAGAGATAACCAAAGGACACAACTAA
- a CDS encoding cytochrome c3 family protein, whose protein sequence is MSNSIVSRRKFITAGLTFAAGAALVGCGAKEAASPATASTTNIEAQPVPWIYEPLDPEVVRKRAYENYFEGGCCYAAGKALVDSAKEKVGGPWNTIPTDMFKYGKGGALSWGTLCGALNGSLLVMNLVAGKDIDQVGNELMGWYTMFPFPSTKMDSFAKFPNQITTIANSPLCHVSVSLWANEANAKINSDEKADRCAKVSGDTAAEAVLILNKWKEGKFIPAYSPGSEFTSCLTCHNGAKSMLDNEQGKMNCAQCHDDKLQGHP, encoded by the coding sequence ATGTCAAATTCAATTGTGTCTCGTAGAAAATTCATCACGGCAGGTCTTACCTTTGCAGCTGGGGCTGCCTTAGTCGGATGTGGGGCAAAAGAAGCAGCTAGCCCTGCCACTGCATCCACTACCAATATAGAAGCTCAACCGGTGCCATGGATTTATGAACCACTGGATCCGGAAGTGGTAAGGAAACGCGCTTATGAAAACTACTTTGAAGGTGGCTGCTGCTACGCCGCCGGAAAGGCCTTAGTTGACTCTGCTAAGGAAAAAGTAGGCGGACCGTGGAATACCATTCCCACGGATATGTTTAAATATGGTAAAGGCGGAGCGTTATCCTGGGGTACATTATGTGGGGCTCTGAATGGTAGCTTGCTTGTTATGAATTTGGTTGCTGGAAAAGATATCGATCAAGTCGGCAATGAACTAATGGGTTGGTATACGATGTTTCCCTTTCCATCCACCAAAATGGATAGCTTTGCCAAGTTCCCTAACCAAATTACGACAATAGCCAATTCTCCACTATGCCATGTATCCGTTAGCCTTTGGGCGAATGAAGCAAACGCTAAAATCAACTCTGATGAAAAAGCAGATCGTTGCGCTAAGGTCTCAGGAGATACTGCAGCCGAAGCTGTATTGATTCTCAACAAGTGGAAAGAGGGAAAGTTTATCCCGGCGTATAGTCCCGGATCAGAATTTACGAGTTGCCTAACATGTCATAATGGAGCCAAAAGCATGCTGGATAACGAGCAAGGAAAAATGAATTGTGCTCAATGTCATGATGACAAATTACAAGGACATCCATAA
- the rfbB gene encoding dTDP-glucose 4,6-dehydratase gives MKLWIVTGGCGFIGSNFIRYMIQTGSVRIVNLDKLTYAGNLDSLADVSKHPNYVFIKGDIGDRALVTSLLKKYRPDGIINFAAESHVDRSIDRPDDFIHTNILGTFELLEAIRSYWSELDIKDNFRFLHVSTDEVYGSLGNEGYFTENTPYAPNSPYSASKAAADHLVRAYHKTYNLPTLTTKCSNNYGPFQFPEKLIPLIILNALDHKLLPIYGDGQNIRNWLYVLEHCEAIKIVIERGQLGETYNVGGKQEKSNLEVVNNVCELLDEMSPRVDGRSYRQQIAFVKDRPGHDRRYGIDYSKIKTQLGWESQETFESGLRKTVQWYLDNREWCQRVIDGSYQRQRHGLTV, from the coding sequence ATGAAGCTTTGGATCGTTACCGGTGGCTGTGGTTTTATCGGGAGTAATTTCATTCGCTATATGATTCAAACCGGAAGTGTTCGCATTGTAAACCTTGATAAGTTAACCTATGCAGGCAATCTCGATTCCCTAGCAGATGTATCGAAGCATCCTAATTATGTTTTTATTAAGGGTGATATTGGAGACCGGGCCTTGGTCACAAGTCTGCTGAAAAAGTATAGACCGGATGGCATAATAAACTTTGCCGCGGAATCCCATGTGGACCGTTCTATTGATCGACCAGATGATTTTATTCATACGAATATATTAGGTACATTTGAACTGCTAGAGGCGATACGCAGCTATTGGAGTGAATTGGATATTAAAGATAACTTTCGTTTTCTGCATGTTTCAACCGATGAGGTTTATGGGTCCTTGGGTAATGAAGGATATTTTACGGAGAATACTCCCTATGCCCCCAATTCCCCCTATTCTGCATCAAAGGCTGCTGCCGATCATTTGGTGAGGGCCTATCACAAAACGTATAATCTGCCCACCTTAACCACGAAATGCTCCAATAATTACGGCCCTTTTCAGTTTCCGGAAAAGCTGATTCCCCTAATCATTCTTAATGCTCTCGATCATAAATTATTACCGATTTATGGTGATGGTCAAAATATCCGAAATTGGCTTTATGTACTCGAACATTGTGAAGCCATAAAAATTGTGATAGAGCGTGGCCAATTGGGTGAAACCTATAACGTTGGCGGAAAACAGGAAAAAAGCAACCTTGAAGTAGTGAATAATGTGTGTGAGCTGTTGGATGAAATGTCTCCACGGGTGGATGGTCGAAGTTATCGACAGCAAATTGCTTTTGTGAAGGATCGACCGGGGCACGATCGGCGTTATGGGATAGATTATTCAAAAATAAAAACTCAGTTAGGCTGGGAATCTCAGGAGACTTTTGAAAGTGGGCTGAGAAAAACAGTGCAGTGGTATTTGGACAACAGGGAGTGGTGTCAGCGCGTCATTGATGGGAGTTATCAGCGGCAAAGGCATGGTCTGACCGTTTAG
- the motA gene encoding flagellar motor stator protein MotA, translating into MELSTLIGLLLGFIAVGVGMVLKGASLTALINPAAILIIIVGTIATIFIGFPMEDIKRVPKLFKILFAKQQLISKKELVKQFAEWTTVSRREGILSLENRLEEIDDDFLKKGMAMAIDGNDAEFIRDVLSEDISAMEERHRDGALIFSQMGTYAPTLGVLGAVVGLISALSNLNEVEALGHLISAAFVATLLGIFTGYVLWHPMANKLKLFSRREAGVKRMMLEGILSIQAGDNVNAIHNKLFAYLSAVERRELTEEMGNEKA; encoded by the coding sequence ATGGAGTTATCAACACTGATAGGTTTACTTTTGGGTTTTATTGCTGTAGGCGTTGGAATGGTTCTTAAAGGAGCTAGTCTTACCGCGCTTATTAATCCGGCGGCTATTTTGATTATTATCGTTGGTACTATAGCGACCATCTTTATTGGCTTTCCTATGGAGGATATCAAGAGGGTACCGAAGCTCTTTAAGATCTTGTTTGCGAAGCAACAATTGATATCCAAGAAGGAACTTGTCAAGCAGTTTGCCGAATGGACTACGGTAAGTCGCCGGGAAGGTATACTTTCTCTGGAAAACCGCTTAGAAGAGATTGACGATGATTTTCTTAAAAAAGGGATGGCCATGGCTATCGATGGGAATGATGCCGAGTTCATTCGCGATGTTCTCTCCGAGGATATTTCGGCGATGGAGGAAAGGCATCGGGATGGTGCCCTTATTTTTTCCCAAATGGGAACCTATGCACCAACCTTAGGGGTATTGGGCGCTGTGGTGGGGTTGATATCCGCCTTGAGCAACCTAAATGAGGTAGAAGCCCTCGGGCATCTGATTTCAGCTGCTTTCGTCGCCACCTTGCTGGGTATTTTTACAGGATATGTTTTATGGCATCCCATGGCTAATAAACTGAAGCTTTTCTCGAGAAGGGAAGCGGGAGTAAAGAGAATGATGCTTGAGGGGATTTTGTCGATTCAAGCAGGGGACAATGTCAATGCAATACATAATAAACTTTTTGCCTATCTTTCCGCAGTCGAGCGAAGAGAATTAACCGAGGAGATGGGCAATGAAAAAGCATAA
- a CDS encoding LysR family transcriptional regulator — protein sequence MDTYQLKIFLAVSKFQSISKAAKVMHLSQPAVSTHIKNLEEYYMGPLFERTQQGVSLTKAGQVFYTYAQRILALQEEMEQQLEITMQHESNQIIVGASTTIGNVSLPCSIYLFKEEYPEVNIRLEIANAEEILRKVKAEQVDFGVVEILPEMPGISTHHVTSDELVLIVPPSHPAQTDKITLKEFLSQPLIMRESGSGTHKVLAQFLEAQGYTFKDLNVITEMTTIDAIKSAVQAGMGGAVVPRLSVKKEVYQGSLRALTIIDLDMPLNYNIIKFDHHYLSSKTRRLIKFLTDPEERFLC from the coding sequence TTGGACACCTACCAGTTGAAAATTTTTCTTGCTGTATCTAAATTCCAAAGCATTTCTAAAGCTGCTAAAGTCATGCATCTAAGCCAGCCTGCAGTGAGTACACATATCAAGAATTTAGAAGAGTATTACATGGGTCCGTTATTTGAACGGACACAACAAGGCGTTTCTCTTACGAAAGCTGGGCAGGTCTTCTATACCTATGCCCAACGAATCTTAGCGCTTCAAGAAGAAATGGAACAGCAATTAGAAATTACCATGCAGCATGAGAGCAACCAAATTATCGTGGGCGCAAGTACAACGATTGGCAATGTTTCCCTTCCCTGTTCAATCTATTTGTTTAAAGAAGAATATCCCGAAGTAAATATTCGACTCGAAATTGCCAATGCAGAAGAAATACTGCGTAAAGTCAAAGCAGAGCAAGTGGATTTTGGTGTGGTAGAAATACTTCCTGAAATGCCAGGAATCAGTACCCATCATGTTACTTCAGATGAATTGGTACTGATTGTTCCCCCATCTCACCCCGCTCAGACCGATAAAATAACTTTAAAGGAATTTCTGAGTCAACCTTTAATTATGCGTGAGTCGGGGTCGGGTACTCACAAAGTGCTGGCACAATTTCTTGAAGCTCAAGGTTATACTTTTAAGGATCTTAATGTAATTACTGAAATGACCACTATAGACGCCATCAAGTCAGCCGTACAAGCGGGGATGGGGGGAGCTGTCGTACCTCGTTTGTCCGTAAAAAAGGAAGTCTATCAAGGATCACTTAGGGCCCTTACTATTATCGATTTGGATATGCCCTTGAATTATAATATCATAAAGTTCGACCATCATTATTTGTCTTCTAAAACCAGACGATTAATCAAATTTCTCACCGATCCGGAAGAACGCTTTTTATGTTAA
- a CDS encoding rhodanese-like domain-containing protein, translating to MEKFRLLSLSILLSLSLILTGCSASSPSTPATTQPATQQPASTETPQSPTPEANVVQEAAEDYFANMPDDVYKISEKDFIAKVKANEAMFIMDVRQAKDYDAGHVKGAVNIPWGEEIAKNLANLPKDKTIMVYCYTGQTAGQTVALLNVAGFNAKSVNLGWNLGISKVEGVADVTEITANAVQEGKAEVEPEIQAAIADYFSKMAELKGTTYANYKISEDDAKKALDTKDPSVMFLSVRKAEDFAKGHIEGAVNIPFAKGMQTSFEQLPKDKKVIVYCYTGQTAGQTVAILRLMGYDAVSLNSGMGMPSTAGAGWANKGFPVVGTSENAAGSQPANAQPQPGAGDHS from the coding sequence ATGGAAAAGTTTAGGCTCTTATCACTTTCAATTCTTCTGTCTTTATCCCTCATACTTACGGGATGTTCCGCCTCTTCCCCCAGTACCCCGGCAACGACTCAACCGGCTACCCAACAACCCGCATCTACTGAGACTCCTCAGTCTCCCACGCCTGAAGCTAATGTGGTTCAAGAAGCCGCAGAAGATTATTTTGCGAATATGCCGGATGATGTTTACAAAATTTCGGAAAAAGACTTTATAGCTAAAGTTAAAGCCAACGAAGCTATGTTTATCATGGACGTTCGTCAAGCCAAGGATTATGATGCAGGTCATGTTAAGGGAGCTGTAAATATTCCATGGGGTGAAGAGATCGCTAAGAACCTTGCAAATTTACCCAAGGACAAAACAATTATGGTCTATTGCTATACCGGTCAAACAGCAGGCCAGACTGTTGCTCTTTTAAATGTGGCTGGTTTTAATGCGAAATCGGTCAATCTTGGCTGGAATCTCGGCATATCTAAGGTCGAAGGTGTAGCCGATGTGACAGAAATCACAGCCAATGCCGTTCAGGAAGGAAAGGCAGAGGTCGAACCGGAAATTCAAGCAGCTATAGCCGATTACTTCTCGAAAATGGCTGAACTTAAAGGAACGACATATGCCAATTATAAAATCAGTGAAGACGATGCAAAAAAGGCTTTGGATACCAAAGATCCAAGCGTTATGTTCTTATCTGTAAGAAAAGCCGAGGATTTTGCTAAAGGCCATATTGAAGGTGCAGTCAATATTCCCTTCGCGAAGGGAATGCAAACTTCCTTTGAACAGCTTCCCAAAGATAAAAAAGTAATCGTCTACTGCTATACCGGCCAAACGGCCGGCCAGACCGTGGCAATTCTTCGGTTAATGGGTTATGATGCAGTATCTTTGAATTCCGGTATGGGCATGCCTTCTACAGCCGGTGCCGGATGGGCAAATAAAGGATTCCCGGTTGTCGGGACCTCAGAAAATGCCGCTGGTAGTCAGCCTGCAAATGCTCAACCTCAACCTGGTGCAGGGGATCATTCTTAA
- a CDS encoding YeeE/YedE thiosulfate transporter family protein: protein MLKKSQQKLNLGFSIFILLLLLLLIQVSIQLALIFAVSLAIGFTLQKSRFCFVAAFRDPLLIGTTKLTEALILLLAISIPGFAIVFYLSNIFNLPLNLYVTPFGAHTFIGGLLFGTGMVLAGGCASGTLMRVGEGFAMQMIALFGLFLGAFLGKYSLPYWLSIFQEFPGISLPDIVGWVPAVFIQLLILFLLWEVIRWWQKKQKGVG, encoded by the coding sequence ATGTTAAAAAAATCACAACAAAAACTTAACTTAGGTTTTTCAATTTTTATACTATTGCTACTATTGCTATTGATTCAAGTTAGTATACAGCTGGCTTTGATTTTCGCAGTAAGTTTAGCTATTGGTTTTACTTTGCAAAAATCAAGGTTTTGCTTTGTAGCCGCTTTCCGTGATCCTTTGTTAATTGGCACGACTAAACTTACAGAGGCTTTAATATTATTGTTAGCAATTAGTATTCCCGGTTTTGCAATTGTATTTTATTTATCCAATATATTTAATCTCCCGTTAAATTTGTATGTAACTCCTTTTGGTGCCCATACCTTCATCGGAGGCCTTCTTTTTGGAACGGGGATGGTTTTGGCCGGCGGCTGTGCTTCCGGTACTCTCATGCGTGTTGGTGAAGGTTTCGCCATGCAAATGATTGCCTTATTCGGGCTATTCCTTGGAGCATTTTTGGGTAAATACTCCTTACCGTATTGGCTTTCGATTTTTCAAGAATTTCCGGGGATATCCCTTCCGGATATCGTAGGGTGGGTTCCTGCTGTGTTTATCCAGCTATTGATCTTATTCCTTTTATGGGAAGTCATTCGCTGGTGGCAGAAAAAGCAAAAGGGAGTTGGCTGA
- the rfbA gene encoding glucose-1-phosphate thymidylyltransferase RfbA yields the protein MTKGIILAGGSGSRLYPLTITVSKHLLPIYNKPMIYYPLTTLMLTGIREILIITTPQDKSLFQRILHDGSQWGISIRYEIQSSPGGLAQAFIIGREFIGRDNCVLILGDNLFYGHRLSEILARAGKQESGATVFAYWVKDPERYGVVEFNQDGQVTSVEEKPSRPKSNYAITGLYFYDNKVVDIAANLKPSYRGELEITDVNKIYLKNQELSVEKLGRGFTWLDTGTPESLLQASNFIQTIEDRQGLKIACPEEVAYRLGYIDEKRVEKLADFFSNNSYGQYLYNLI from the coding sequence TTGACTAAGGGAATCATATTAGCTGGGGGGAGCGGCAGTCGATTATATCCCCTTACTATAACTGTCAGTAAACACCTTTTGCCCATATACAATAAACCCATGATCTATTACCCGCTCACCACGTTAATGCTGACGGGTATTAGGGAAATCTTGATCATAACGACACCCCAGGATAAGTCGTTGTTTCAAAGAATATTACATGATGGAAGTCAATGGGGGATAAGCATAAGGTATGAAATCCAGTCAAGTCCTGGGGGATTGGCCCAGGCTTTTATCATCGGTCGGGAATTTATTGGGAGAGACAATTGTGTTCTAATATTAGGTGACAATCTCTTCTACGGACATAGACTATCGGAAATTCTTGCTCGCGCCGGTAAACAGGAAAGTGGGGCAACTGTCTTCGCTTATTGGGTAAAAGATCCGGAACGATATGGGGTTGTAGAATTTAATCAGGACGGTCAAGTTACGAGTGTAGAAGAAAAACCCTCAAGACCAAAATCCAATTATGCAATTACCGGACTTTATTTTTATGATAATAAAGTCGTCGATATTGCGGCTAATCTTAAGCCATCTTACAGAGGGGAGCTGGAGATTACAGATGTAAATAAGATTTATTTAAAGAATCAAGAATTAAGTGTGGAAAAGTTAGGACGGGGATTCACCTGGTTGGATACCGGGACTCCTGAATCCTTACTGCAGGCATCGAATTTTATTCAGACCATTGAGGATCGTCAAGGATTGAAGATTGCTTGCCCGGAAGAAGTTGCTTACCGGTTGGGATATATTGATGAAAAGCGGGTGGAAAAATTAGCGGATTTCTTTTCTAATAATAGTTATGGTCAATATCTTTATAACCTTATCTAG
- a CDS encoding MBL fold metallo-hydrolase — MKNLIVLGTGHAVVTQCYNTCFVLVDKDNYVLVDGGGGNGILSQLQKANIPYDKIHHAFISHCHTDHLLGMVWVIRMIGSTMVAGKYEGDFNLYCHDELASGLHSLVEITMDKKIADLIGRRIHIISVADGQQADLLGHTFTFFDLHSTKAKQFGFTLHLDGNKKLTFMGDEPYNSLCEKYAENSDWLLCEAFCLYEERELFKPYEKHHSTVKDACELATLLNVKNLILWHTEDKNIEKRKILYTIEGKQYFKGNLLVPDDLDVIEL; from the coding sequence ATGAAGAATCTTATAGTTCTCGGAACCGGGCATGCCGTTGTGACTCAATGTTATAATACCTGTTTCGTATTAGTAGATAAAGATAATTATGTACTCGTCGATGGCGGTGGAGGTAACGGAATTCTCTCCCAACTACAAAAAGCTAACATACCCTATGACAAGATACATCATGCCTTCATAAGTCATTGCCATACAGATCATCTCCTGGGTATGGTTTGGGTAATTCGTATGATAGGAAGCACCATGGTTGCCGGAAAGTATGAAGGAGATTTCAACCTTTATTGTCATGATGAACTTGCTTCAGGTCTTCATTCCCTGGTTGAAATCACTATGGACAAGAAGATCGCTGATTTAATTGGTCGTCGAATTCATATTATTTCTGTAGCTGATGGACAGCAAGCAGATCTGCTAGGTCATACCTTTACTTTTTTCGATCTTCATTCTACTAAAGCTAAACAATTTGGTTTTACACTTCACTTAGACGGTAATAAAAAGCTAACATTTATGGGGGACGAACCCTATAATTCCTTATGTGAGAAGTATGCAGAGAACAGTGATTGGCTCCTATGTGAGGCTTTTTGTCTTTATGAAGAACGAGAGCTCTTTAAGCCTTATGAAAAACATCACAGTACAGTAAAAGATGCCTGCGAACTGGCTACCCTACTCAATGTTAAGAATCTCATCCTATGGCACACAGAAGACAAGAATATCGAGAAGCGTAAAATATTATATACAATTGAAGGAAAACAATATTTTAAAGGTAATCTTTTAGTCCCTGATGACCTCGATGTCATAGAGCTTTAA
- a CDS encoding YeeE/YedE thiosulfate transporter family protein yields the protein MGKKLQIIYKGPWAYWVGAAVLAILNMLVLVIRQRPWGITTNIEEWSVWIGSKIGLVNNLDISLKQLLLSDGTYLNLGVILGAFWATLVASQARFHPIKDKKFAISALIGGMLMGYGARVAYGCNIGLVLNGIASSSLSGWIFAVAVFMGTWLGAKLLVRFLL from the coding sequence ATGGGAAAAAAACTGCAAATCATTTATAAGGGACCTTGGGCTTATTGGGTTGGTGCGGCGGTATTGGCAATTTTAAATATGCTGGTTCTGGTGATCAGGCAAAGACCTTGGGGGATTACCACTAATATTGAGGAATGGTCCGTATGGATTGGTTCAAAGATCGGTTTAGTTAATAATTTGGATATTAGCCTTAAGCAATTGTTATTATCTGATGGAACATATTTAAATCTAGGCGTGATTCTGGGTGCTTTTTGGGCGACACTCGTTGCTTCCCAGGCACGTTTTCATCCAATTAAGGATAAGAAATTCGCGATTTCTGCGTTAATCGGTGGAATGCTTATGGGCTATGGGGCTCGTGTTGCCTATGGATGCAATATTGGATTGGTACTTAATGGTATTGCTTCAAGTTCGCTGTCGGGATGGATTTTCGCTGTTGCAGTATTCATGGGGACTTGGCTAGGAGCGAAGCTCTTAGTGCGGTTTTTGTTGTGA
- a CDS encoding class I SAM-dependent methyltransferase, whose protein sequence is MNKNYTEINSKVFDKWVEEGWKWGQPINHETYVKAQDQDWFVVLTPTKPVPKEWFSEMKNAKILGLASGGGQQMPIFSALGAACTVIDYSERQLQSEKEVAERENYAIELVRGDITNPLPFADESFDLIFHPVSNCYIEDIQPVWQECYRVLKKGGILLTGFDNGFNYLFDEDENTVRYKLPFNPLKDPQMYERSLEKIGEPAGTKSEHHDWV, encoded by the coding sequence ATGAATAAAAACTACACCGAAATAAACTCCAAGGTCTTTGACAAATGGGTTGAGGAAGGCTGGAAATGGGGACAACCCATAAACCACGAAACCTATGTAAAAGCGCAAGACCAGGATTGGTTTGTGGTGTTAACCCCTACTAAACCTGTCCCTAAAGAATGGTTCAGCGAAATGAAAAATGCGAAAATACTGGGATTAGCATCAGGAGGCGGTCAGCAGATGCCCATCTTTTCAGCCTTGGGGGCAGCATGTACCGTCATTGATTATTCGGAGAGGCAGCTGCAAAGTGAAAAAGAGGTCGCTGAACGCGAGAACTATGCCATCGAGCTTGTTCGAGGTGATATCACAAACCCATTGCCTTTTGCCGATGAATCTTTCGATTTAATTTTTCATCCTGTTTCTAATTGCTATATCGAAGATATCCAGCCCGTTTGGCAGGAATGTTATAGAGTATTGAAAAAAGGCGGTATCTTGCTCACAGGATTTGACAACGGCTTTAATTACCTTTTTGATGAGGATGAGAACACTGTAAGGTATAAATTGCCTTTTAATCCGTTGAAGGACCCGCAAATGTATGAGCGTTCCTTGGAAAAGATTGGGGAACCTGCTGGAACAAAATCTGAGCACCATGATTGGGTTTGA
- a CDS encoding flagellar motor protein MotB: MKKHKKEHHEEHMDETWLVPYSDILTLLLALFIILFAAGQIDQKKYERIMAGFNSAFTGGTSVFESTSDLSIDITDDNMGKNDNPVTAETESVLAAARAREEHDMREMKEKIDQYINENNLSTQLETRITDEMLMISIRDYALFDSGSALVKTEAQKLAHIISEILRQYPNYNVEVAGHTDNLPINTAEFPTNWDLSSRRSLNFMKYLLQSNGLDQSRFRSIGYGEFQPIAANTTEEGRAKNRRVEVNILRNFGQPTNTFGGRQ, translated from the coding sequence ATGAAAAAGCATAAAAAAGAGCACCATGAAGAACACATGGATGAAACCTGGTTGGTGCCTTATTCGGATATTTTAACCTTATTACTGGCGCTATTTATCATTCTATTTGCCGCTGGGCAAATCGACCAAAAAAAGTATGAGCGCATTATGGCTGGCTTTAACAGCGCATTTACCGGGGGAACAAGTGTCTTTGAATCTACAAGTGATCTAAGCATTGATATTACGGACGATAATATGGGCAAAAACGACAATCCGGTGACCGCTGAGACGGAGAGCGTTTTGGCTGCGGCTCGCGCACGAGAAGAGCATGACATGAGAGAAATGAAGGAAAAAATAGATCAGTATATTAATGAAAACAATTTGAGCACACAGCTTGAGACACGGATCACTGATGAAATGCTGATGATCAGTATTCGGGATTACGCACTCTTTGATTCAGGATCTGCTTTAGTAAAGACTGAGGCTCAAAAGTTAGCTCATATTATATCAGAGATTTTAAGACAGTATCCTAATTATAATGTAGAAGTGGCAGGGCACACGGACAACCTTCCTATCAACACGGCCGAGTTCCCCACCAATTGGGATTTGAGCTCTCGACGCTCCTTAAACTTCATGAAGTATCTACTGCAATCCAATGGGCTGGATCAATCGAGGTTTAGGTCGATTGGTTATGGGGAGTTCCAACCAATCGCTGCCAATACGACTGAAGAAGGCAGGGCTAAGAATCGCCGTGTTGAGGTCAATATATTAAGGAATTTTGGACAACCTACAAATACCTTTGGCGGTAGGCAGTAA